CGTCTCGCGCCGGCCCGTCTCGTCATCGCTGAGCATGTGCAGCAGCGAAACCGAGTCGACCACGATCCGCCGCGCCTTCATCTTCGCGAGCTCGCCCGCGAACTCGCCGCGGATCCGCTGGATGCTCTGCTTCGTCTCCCGAGGATCGAGCCGGATCACATTGAGCGTCTTGCGCTCCACCGCCGCGTCGACCGGCCAGCCGAACTGCCGGGCGCTCTCGAGGAGTTGCGGGACATCCTCCTCGAGGGAGAGGAAGACGCCCGTCTCGCCGCGTGCGACCCCGGCCATGAGGAACTGCAGGCCGAAGCAGGTCTTCCCGGTCCCCGGTAGTCCGGTCACGAGCACGACGTGCCCGGCGGGGAGACCCCCCCGGAGCATCTGGTCGAGACCCGCGATCCCCGTCGGGACCTTGGGGTGAGGCGGCTCAGATCCGCTCATGCTGCGTGGTCACCAGCCCCGTCAGGTGATGGACGCGGACGACGAACCGGCCCTGGTATTCCTCGGCGAGGTGAGCGAGCACGGGCATCGATTTCTCGATCAGGAGCACGCGCTGCCGGTGGGTCCGATTCGGCGCGGTCGTCCAACGGAAGGCGAACACGGCATCGACCGAGTCGATGATCGCCTCCTCCGTGGCGGGCGCCGCGACCCCTTGGGAGAGCAGGAGGTAGACGATGCCGCCCCATTCCTTCGCCCGGCGGCGCAGTCCCTTCACGAGGGTCAGGAGGTCCCCGGGCTCGACGCCCCGGCGCACGAGGAGATCGGTGAGGGAATCCACGATGACGAGGTTCGATTGCCCTCCCGGTTCGAGCGCGTTGGCGAGAGCGGCGAGAGGTCCCGCGTCGGCGCTCCCACCCCGAGGGCCCCCTCCAAGGAGCGGACTCGGT
This window of the Thermoplasmata archaeon genome carries:
- a CDS encoding ATPase domain-containing protein, coding for MSGSEPPHPKVPTGIAGLDQMLRGGLPAGHVVLVTGLPGTGKTCFGLQFLMAGVARGETGVFLSLEEDVPQLLESARQFGWPVDAAVERKTLNVIRLDPRETKQSIQRIRGEFAGELAKMKARRIVVDSVSLLHMLSDDETGRRETLFALAGACRASGATTVFTAEADPRHPGVSRDGLSEYVADGVILLGYSTPAEGRRIDLSLRILKMRRTDHARSIQPYWIRADGIEVDAQAIDFSRGG